In Thermococcus stetteri, the following proteins share a genomic window:
- a CDS encoding acetate--CoA ligase family protein, producing the protein MEAPNLDFLFYPKSVAVIGASNVPGKVGNAIMRSITLRFNGKVYPVNVKGGEIEVNGRKFEVYRSVKEIPDEVDVAVIAVPAKFVPDVIDECGEKGVKAAVVISAGFKEAGNVELEEELVKRAKKWGIRVVGPNCLGVTNLENGFDCNFNPPERQARPPFGKVAFMSQSGAFGAAILDWAESHRIGMSKFISLGNMADLDESDFMAYLGDDPKTGVITAYIEGVKDGRKFFNTAKEVTLKKPVVILKAGRTEAGAKAAASHTGSLAGSYRIYQAAFEQTGVLEAKSMRQLFNYAKALARQSPAKGNRVAIVTNGGGAGVMMSDGLLERGMKLAELSEETNEKFRRDIGEGKLPEHMSYKNPIDVIGDAPSGRYEIAMRYALEDENVDLLVVIALFQSPALDEGIVEVMERMKAYGKPIVFVAPGGAYPHKMARNIELKGIPVYETVEDGVDAVYALVKYGEWLRENGRL; encoded by the coding sequence GTGGAGGCCCCGAACCTTGACTTCCTGTTTTATCCCAAGAGCGTCGCAGTCATAGGTGCTTCAAACGTCCCAGGGAAGGTTGGAAACGCCATAATGCGCTCTATAACGCTCCGCTTCAACGGAAAGGTTTATCCCGTCAACGTGAAGGGCGGGGAGATCGAGGTAAACGGCAGGAAATTTGAGGTCTACAGGAGCGTTAAGGAGATTCCCGATGAGGTTGATGTAGCGGTCATAGCCGTTCCGGCTAAGTTCGTGCCAGATGTCATTGACGAGTGCGGCGAGAAGGGAGTTAAGGCCGCAGTTGTCATCTCCGCTGGCTTTAAGGAGGCTGGTAACGTCGAGCTCGAAGAGGAGCTCGTCAAGAGGGCCAAGAAGTGGGGGATAAGAGTCGTCGGCCCGAACTGTCTCGGCGTAACCAACCTTGAGAACGGCTTTGACTGCAACTTCAACCCGCCTGAGAGGCAGGCCAGGCCGCCCTTCGGGAAGGTCGCCTTCATGAGTCAGAGCGGTGCCTTCGGCGCGGCAATCCTCGACTGGGCCGAGAGCCACAGGATCGGAATGAGCAAGTTCATCAGCCTCGGCAACATGGCGGATCTTGACGAGAGCGACTTCATGGCGTACCTCGGCGATGATCCCAAGACCGGTGTCATTACCGCTTACATCGAGGGAGTGAAGGACGGAAGGAAGTTCTTCAACACGGCCAAGGAGGTAACCCTCAAGAAGCCCGTCGTTATCCTCAAGGCCGGAAGGACAGAGGCTGGAGCGAAGGCCGCTGCCTCCCACACCGGCTCCCTCGCCGGCTCTTACAGGATATACCAGGCGGCCTTTGAGCAGACCGGCGTTTTAGAGGCTAAAAGCATGCGCCAGCTCTTCAACTACGCGAAGGCATTGGCCAGGCAGAGCCCAGCTAAAGGCAACCGTGTGGCCATAGTCACGAACGGCGGCGGCGCTGGAGTCATGATGAGCGACGGCCTTCTTGAGAGGGGCATGAAGCTCGCCGAGCTGAGCGAAGAAACCAACGAGAAGTTCAGGAGGGACATCGGGGAAGGGAAGCTTCCGGAGCACATGAGCTACAAGAACCCGATAGACGTCATAGGCGATGCACCCTCCGGCAGGTACGAGATAGCCATGCGCTACGCGTTAGAGGATGAAAACGTCGACCTCCTCGTCGTTATAGCCCTCTTCCAGAGTCCCGCTTTGGACGAAGGGATCGTCGAGGTCATGGAGAGGATGAAGGCCTACGGCAAGCCAATCGTTTTCGTCGCCCCAGGTGGAGCCTATCCGCACAAGATGGCCAGGAACATCGAGCTGAAGGGCATTCCAGTTTACGAGACAGTTGAAGACGGCGTCGATGCCGTCTATGCACTCGTAAAATACGGAGAGTGGCTGAGGGAGAACGGAAGGCTTTGA
- a CDS encoding tryptophan--tRNA ligase has product MDDFKVTPWDVEGVVDYNKLIEQFGTSPLTDELIERTAELTKSELPIFFRRRFFFSHRDYDKILDDYENGRGFFLYTGRGPSGPMHIGHIIPFFATKWLQENFDVNLYIQITDDEKFLFKEKLSFEDTKRWAYDNILDIIAVGFDPDKTFIFQNSEFTKIYEMAIPIAKKINFSMARAVFGFNEQSKIGMIFYPAIQAAPTFFEKKRCLIPAAIDQDPYWRLQRDFAESLGYYKTAAIHSKFVPGLTSMEGKMSASKPETAVYLTDDPEEAGKKIWKFALTGGRATAKEQREKGGEPEKCVVFKWFEIFFEEDDKKLMERYHACKSGELLCGQCKRELIERVQKFLKEHQKKRKEAEKKVEKFKYTGELAREQWDKAIPEPLKG; this is encoded by the coding sequence ATGGACGACTTTAAGGTTACCCCATGGGACGTTGAGGGTGTCGTGGACTACAACAAGCTGATAGAGCAGTTCGGAACGAGCCCGCTGACAGACGAGCTTATAGAGAGAACCGCAGAGCTCACGAAGAGCGAACTGCCGATATTCTTCAGGAGGAGGTTCTTCTTCTCCCACAGGGACTACGACAAAATCCTCGACGACTACGAGAACGGGAGGGGCTTCTTCCTCTACACCGGCAGGGGCCCGAGCGGCCCGATGCACATCGGCCACATCATTCCCTTCTTCGCCACCAAGTGGCTCCAGGAGAACTTCGACGTCAACCTCTACATCCAGATAACCGACGACGAGAAGTTCCTCTTCAAGGAGAAGCTGAGCTTTGAGGACACCAAGAGATGGGCCTACGATAACATCCTCGACATTATAGCGGTCGGCTTCGATCCGGACAAGACCTTCATCTTCCAGAACAGCGAGTTCACGAAGATATACGAGATGGCCATTCCGATAGCAAAGAAGATAAACTTCTCGATGGCGAGGGCTGTCTTCGGCTTCAACGAGCAGAGCAAGATAGGAATGATCTTCTACCCGGCAATACAGGCTGCTCCAACCTTCTTCGAGAAGAAGCGCTGTCTTATTCCTGCCGCCATTGATCAGGATCCCTACTGGAGGCTTCAGAGGGACTTCGCCGAAAGCCTTGGCTACTACAAGACTGCTGCAATACACTCAAAGTTCGTGCCGGGCTTGACCAGCATGGAGGGCAAAATGAGCGCGAGCAAGCCGGAAACTGCCGTCTACCTTACCGACGACCCTGAAGAAGCCGGAAAGAAGATATGGAAGTTCGCCCTCACCGGGGGAAGGGCAACCGCGAAGGAGCAGAGGGAAAAGGGTGGAGAGCCGGAGAAGTGCGTCGTCTTCAAGTGGTTCGAGATATTCTTTGAGGAAGATGACAAGAAGCTCATGGAGCGCTACCACGCGTGTAAATCCGGCGAGCTCCTCTGCGGCCAGTGCAAGCGCGAGCTCATCGAGCGCGTCCAGAAGTTCCTCAAGGAGCACCAGAAGAAGAGGAAAGAGGCAGAAAAGAAGGTCGAGAAGTTCAAGTACACCGGCGAGCTCGCCCGGGAGCAGTGGGATAAGGCGATTCCAGAGCCACTGAAAGGGTGA
- a CDS encoding winged helix-turn-helix domain-containing protein codes for MAKVKVITDPEVIKLMLEDTRRKILQLLRNREMTISQLSEILGKTPQTIYHHIEKLKEAGLVEVKRTEMKGNLVEKYYGRTADAFYINLYLGDEELRYFARSRLKTKLEIFKALGYDFNDEELLNVMDELLKKEHEYKTEISKEIEANEEKLKDFSDEDIIHAIEWLAMAKMGRDEEVLNLLRKLGEILKKGE; via the coding sequence ATGGCAAAGGTGAAAGTCATCACTGACCCCGAGGTCATAAAGCTGATGCTTGAGGACACGAGGAGGAAGATACTCCAGCTCCTAAGGAACAGGGAGATGACGATTTCCCAGCTGAGCGAAATCCTCGGAAAGACTCCCCAGACCATCTACCACCACATCGAGAAGCTCAAGGAAGCTGGACTTGTTGAGGTTAAGAGGACTGAGATGAAGGGCAACCTCGTCGAGAAGTACTACGGAAGGACTGCCGATGCCTTCTACATAAACCTCTACCTCGGCGACGAGGAACTCCGCTACTTCGCACGCTCAAGGCTCAAGACGAAGCTCGAGATATTCAAGGCCCTCGGTTATGATTTCAACGACGAGGAACTCCTCAACGTCATGGACGAGCTTCTCAAGAAGGAGCACGAGTACAAGACGGAGATTTCAAAGGAGATAGAGGCCAACGAGGAAAAGCTGAAGGACTTCTCAGATGAAGATATAATCCATGCGATAGAATGGCTGGCGATGGCCAAAATGGGACGGGACGAGGAGGTCCTCAACCTGCTCAGGAAGCTTGGGGAAATTCTCAAAAAGGGGGAGTAA
- a CDS encoding MBL fold metallo-hydrolase, with product MKVVILGSGSYSGTPKPLCTCENCSRARINPALRRTRFSLHIEGGILVDPSPDLHYHLERLNKKIEKVFITHAHFDHIAGFPELQVFKRIDVYSHKQAVDTAKHLSALFLGGAAPENRDWRYHELEFGKWHELEGMKVYHFRTVHQPIENAGGFVFEIRGKRIAITGDTGPEILQDRETLKLLEGADLLIAEMTHRDSIPKAHLGVEDAIKLAEITGASYTVFTHISHSNYTHEVLEKKVRESGIKGEVARDFTWIEL from the coding sequence ATGAAGGTCGTGATCCTCGGCTCCGGATCCTATAGCGGAACGCCAAAGCCCCTCTGCACCTGCGAGAACTGCTCAAGGGCGAGAATAAATCCAGCGTTGAGAAGGACGCGCTTCTCCCTCCACATCGAGGGAGGAATCCTAGTCGATCCGAGCCCAGATTTGCACTACCACCTCGAGCGGCTGAACAAGAAGATTGAGAAGGTCTTCATAACCCACGCCCACTTCGACCACATAGCAGGCTTTCCCGAGCTTCAGGTCTTCAAGAGGATAGACGTCTACTCCCACAAGCAGGCAGTTGATACGGCCAAGCACCTCTCGGCACTCTTCCTAGGGGGAGCCGCTCCAGAAAACAGGGACTGGCGCTACCACGAGCTCGAATTCGGGAAGTGGCATGAACTAGAGGGAATGAAGGTTTATCACTTCAGGACGGTCCACCAGCCTATAGAGAACGCCGGCGGCTTCGTCTTCGAGATCAGGGGGAAGAGAATAGCGATAACCGGAGATACAGGGCCAGAGATACTGCAGGACAGAGAAACGCTTAAGCTCCTAGAAGGAGCTGACCTTCTCATAGCGGAGATGACGCACAGAGACTCAATTCCTAAAGCTCATCTCGGCGTTGAGGATGCCATAAAGCTGGCCGAGATAACTGGAGCTTCTTACACAGTCTTCACCCACATAAGCCACAGCAACTATACGCACGAAGTTTTAGAAAAGAAGGTCAGAGAGAGCGGGATAAAAGGAGAAGTGGCGAGGGACTTCACTTGGATTGAGCTTTGA
- a CDS encoding DMT family transporter has translation MNTETEGTLLSFLVLLALGLEPAVIKANPSNPIGFITLSVFFAALILWAVLLATGRFKEIPEKPAELKKTFLTGLFATAIAYSLYSLGTSMSTAVNSGIITRLEVFYSLAIGWLILRERVSGKALTASVLLFGGVFLVLTQGKWITPRKGDILLLLTPLFWQLGHAVAKFTDYSPLTIATLRNTFGFLLLLPLALMSGIQFTGLALAEGVIIAATQALWYASISRINLSKATAILTPAPAVTIAVAIAFLGEKVGVYHLLGFLLVAAGTLLIAFEESGKR, from the coding sequence ATGAACACCGAAACAGAAGGCACGCTCCTCTCTTTCCTCGTCCTCCTAGCTCTGGGCCTTGAGCCGGCCGTTATAAAGGCTAATCCATCCAATCCAATCGGCTTCATAACCCTGTCCGTCTTCTTCGCCGCCCTCATACTGTGGGCGGTTCTTTTGGCCACTGGTAGGTTCAAGGAAATTCCGGAAAAACCCGCCGAGCTCAAGAAGACGTTCCTGACTGGCCTCTTCGCCACTGCCATCGCCTATTCCCTCTACTCCCTCGGAACAAGCATGAGCACCGCCGTGAACTCCGGGATAATAACGCGTCTCGAGGTGTTCTACTCCCTCGCCATCGGCTGGCTCATTCTTAGGGAAAGGGTGAGTGGAAAAGCTTTGACCGCTTCGGTTCTACTCTTTGGCGGAGTCTTCCTCGTCCTCACGCAGGGGAAGTGGATAACACCGAGGAAGGGCGACATCCTGCTCCTCCTAACGCCACTCTTCTGGCAGCTGGGGCACGCGGTGGCAAAGTTCACGGACTACTCGCCGCTGACGATAGCCACCTTGAGGAACACCTTCGGCTTTCTCCTCCTGCTCCCGCTCGCCCTCATGAGCGGAATCCAGTTCACGGGGCTTGCCCTCGCTGAAGGCGTCATAATAGCCGCAACCCAGGCCCTCTGGTATGCTTCAATCTCAAGGATAAACCTCTCAAAGGCCACTGCAATACTCACTCCAGCTCCGGCCGTCACGATAGCGGTAGCCATAGCCTTCCTCGGGGAGAAGGTTGGGGTTTACCACCTGCTCGGCTTCCTGCTGGTGGCAGCTGGGACGCTTCTGATAGCGTTTGAGGAGAGTGGAAAGAGGTGA
- a CDS encoding NAD(P)H-hydrate dehydratase — protein sequence MRIQDVYIWDINAKWLGISPVQLMENAGAGVARVIEERFGKGLKIAVFSGTGNNGGDGFVVARHLSFENDVTLFLVGDETKIRSEEARHNWEILKKLDFVKIRTLKDSSYIKSLDLSEFDVIVDALLGAGTKGEPREPIRSAIEKINEYAGKAKIVSIDLPSGYPSNVRVKADFAVTFQWDKEEYEGFERVVAKIGYPRELYHLVGPGDAKFALRKKGEHKGQNGKLLVIGGSEDYFGAPYLAAKAASYLVDLVYLVIPEYSARRINDPNLILRPFEGRNFTKEEVEDVLAIADGVDAVVIGPGIGLRAETKDFVVEFLRWCEKPVVIDADALKAVAEDFDVLKGKNFVLTPHAGEFRILFGEKPEGSLEEKAKLVVEKAKAVGGTILLKGAYDIISDGEVWKYNKTGNRGMTTGGTGDVLAGLVGALLALGNSPLRAASVGAFLNGLAGDMVKEEMGENFTAFDVARKVPYAVKWVLEF from the coding sequence ATGAGAATCCAAGACGTCTACATCTGGGACATAAACGCTAAGTGGCTCGGGATTTCACCGGTTCAGCTTATGGAGAACGCAGGTGCTGGAGTCGCGAGAGTTATCGAGGAGCGCTTTGGAAAGGGGCTTAAAATAGCGGTCTTCTCCGGGACGGGAAACAACGGCGGCGATGGATTCGTTGTAGCGAGACATCTCAGCTTCGAGAACGACGTTACTCTCTTCCTGGTTGGCGACGAGACGAAAATAAGGAGCGAGGAAGCTCGCCACAACTGGGAGATTCTGAAAAAGCTCGACTTCGTTAAGATAAGAACTCTAAAGGATTCGTCTTACATTAAGTCTCTCGATCTCTCTGAGTTCGATGTCATAGTGGATGCTCTCCTTGGTGCAGGAACGAAAGGAGAACCAAGAGAGCCGATAAGGAGCGCCATTGAGAAAATAAACGAGTACGCCGGAAAAGCAAAAATAGTTAGCATTGACCTGCCAAGCGGCTATCCGAGCAACGTTAGAGTAAAGGCCGACTTTGCCGTCACTTTCCAGTGGGACAAGGAGGAATACGAGGGCTTTGAGAGGGTTGTGGCGAAGATAGGCTATCCAAGGGAGCTCTACCATCTTGTCGGGCCGGGCGATGCCAAGTTCGCACTCAGAAAGAAGGGCGAGCACAAGGGACAGAACGGGAAGCTCCTCGTGATTGGCGGGAGTGAGGACTACTTCGGAGCACCTTATCTCGCGGCGAAAGCGGCCTCCTACCTCGTGGATCTCGTGTATCTGGTTATACCCGAGTATTCGGCGAGGAGGATAAACGACCCCAATCTAATCCTGCGCCCATTTGAAGGTAGGAACTTCACAAAGGAAGAGGTGGAGGACGTTCTAGCAATAGCAGACGGCGTTGATGCCGTCGTTATCGGGCCGGGGATTGGGTTGAGGGCCGAGACAAAGGACTTCGTCGTTGAGTTCCTCCGCTGGTGCGAGAAGCCCGTCGTTATAGACGCCGACGCCCTAAAGGCCGTCGCCGAGGATTTTGACGTTCTCAAGGGTAAGAACTTCGTTCTGACACCCCATGCTGGCGAGTTCAGGATACTGTTCGGAGAGAAGCCCGAAGGAAGCCTTGAAGAGAAAGCCAAGCTTGTCGTGGAGAAGGCAAAGGCAGTTGGAGGAACAATCTTGCTCAAAGGAGCCTACGACATCATAAGCGACGGAGAGGTTTGGAAGTACAACAAGACTGGCAACAGGGGCATGACGACCGGCGGAACGGGAGACGTTCTGGCTGGTCTAGTAGGGGCACTCCTTGCGCTTGGAAACTCTCCGCTTAGAGCCGCTTCAGTGGGAGCCTTCCTCAATGGCCTCGCTGGCGATATGGTGAAAGAAGAGATGGGGGAGAACTTCACGGCTTTTGATGTTGCCAGAAAGGTCCCCTATGCCGTGAAGTGGGTGCTGGAGTTCTGA
- a CDS encoding DUF211 domain-containing protein, translating to MARGIRLLVLDVLKPHQPMVTELALGLSELEGVDGVNITLVEIDKETENVKITIMGDNLDYEEIVRTIEEFGGVVHSIDMVAAGKRIVEEEETPQDKLEEY from the coding sequence ATGGCGAGGGGGATAAGGCTTCTCGTGCTGGACGTGCTCAAGCCACATCAGCCGATGGTGACCGAGCTCGCGCTCGGTCTGAGCGAGCTTGAGGGAGTTGATGGCGTCAACATAACCCTGGTCGAAATTGACAAAGAGACAGAGAACGTGAAGATAACAATAATGGGCGACAACCTAGACTACGAGGAGATCGTCAGAACCATCGAGGAGTTCGGCGGCGTCGTCCACAGCATAGACATGGTGGCAGCAGGAAAGAGGATAGTCGAGGAAGAAGAGACTCCTCAAGACAAACTGGAGGAGTACTGA
- a CDS encoding alpha-amylase: MKKFVTLLTVLLFVVSTAAVSQPTSATKYLELEEGGVIMQAFYWDVPGGGIWWDTIRSKIPEWYQAGISAIWIPPASKGASGGYSMGYDPYDFFDLGEYYQKGTVETRFGSKAELVRMINTAHAYGIKVIADIVINHRAGGDLEWNPFTNSYTWTDFSKVASGKYTANYLDFHPNEVKCCDEGTFGGYPDIAHEKSWDQHWLWASDESYAAYLRSIGVDAWRFDYVKGYGAWVVKDWLNWWGGWAVGEYWDTNVDALLNWAYSSGAKVFDFPLYYKMDEAFDNTNIPALVDALQNGGTVVSRDPFKAVTFVANHDTDIIWNKYPAYAFILTYEGQPVIFYRDYEEWLNKDKLNNLIWIHDHLAGGSTSIVYYDSDELIFVRNGDSKRPGLITYINLGSSRLGRWVYVPKFAGSCIHEYTGNLGGWVDKYVDSSGWVYLEAPAYDPANGQYGYSVWSYCGVG, from the coding sequence ATGAAAAAGTTTGTCACCCTGCTCACAGTCCTGCTGTTCGTCGTTAGTACAGCGGCCGTCTCACAACCGACAAGCGCTACAAAGTACCTAGAGCTCGAAGAGGGCGGCGTTATAATGCAGGCCTTCTACTGGGACGTTCCCGGCGGTGGAATCTGGTGGGATACAATCAGGAGCAAGATACCGGAGTGGTATCAGGCCGGAATCTCCGCCATCTGGATTCCGCCGGCGAGTAAAGGAGCCAGCGGCGGTTATTCGATGGGCTACGACCCATATGACTTCTTCGACCTCGGCGAGTACTACCAGAAGGGGACGGTAGAGACCCGCTTCGGCTCAAAGGCCGAGCTTGTAAGAATGATAAACACCGCCCACGCCTACGGCATAAAGGTCATAGCCGACATCGTCATAAACCACCGCGCCGGCGGAGACCTCGAGTGGAACCCCTTCACAAACAGCTACACCTGGACGGACTTCTCAAAGGTCGCATCAGGGAAATACACGGCCAACTACCTCGACTTCCACCCCAACGAGGTCAAGTGCTGTGACGAGGGAACCTTCGGCGGTTATCCGGATATAGCCCACGAGAAGAGCTGGGACCAGCACTGGCTCTGGGCGAGCGACGAGAGCTACGCGGCCTACCTCAGGAGCATAGGCGTTGACGCCTGGCGCTTCGACTACGTGAAGGGCTACGGTGCCTGGGTCGTCAAGGACTGGCTTAACTGGTGGGGTGGCTGGGCCGTCGGAGAGTACTGGGACACGAACGTTGATGCCCTCCTCAACTGGGCCTACTCGAGCGGCGCCAAGGTCTTCGACTTCCCGCTCTACTACAAGATGGATGAGGCCTTTGACAACACCAACATCCCAGCCCTTGTTGATGCCCTCCAGAACGGGGGAACCGTCGTCTCTCGGGATCCCTTCAAGGCCGTTACATTTGTAGCAAACCACGACACCGACATAATCTGGAACAAGTACCCGGCCTACGCGTTTATACTCACCTACGAGGGCCAGCCGGTGATATTCTACCGCGACTACGAGGAGTGGCTCAACAAGGACAAACTAAACAACTTAATCTGGATACACGATCATCTCGCCGGAGGAAGCACGAGCATAGTCTACTACGACAGCGACGAGCTGATCTTCGTTAGAAACGGAGACTCGAAGAGGCCAGGCCTGATAACGTACATCAACCTCGGCTCGAGCAGGCTCGGAAGGTGGGTGTACGTGCCGAAGTTCGCGGGCTCGTGCATCCACGAGTACACGGGCAACCTCGGCGGCTGGGTCGACAAGTACGTCGACTCGAGCGGCTGGGTCTATCTCGAGGCTCCTGCCTACGACCCGGCAAACGGGCAGTACGGCTATTCTGTGTGGAGCTACTGCGGAGTTGGGTGA
- a CDS encoding ArsR/SmtB family transcription factor has product MREVLIITNPKTVKVLSDPTRFRILKLLRERSMSINELSDILGKDRTTVYRHIKVLESEGLVEEIDIHGNEKIYARTARMFLIKAEPDESIEEFRQAYLQVEAERLVQILEKSGFQIKDREALKALTKEVLNTIELRSQPIIKRISEADVELSEVELFHLLNMLVFLQSCELCEHAKKVKELISFF; this is encoded by the coding sequence ATGAGGGAAGTTCTGATAATCACGAACCCAAAAACAGTGAAGGTGCTCTCGGACCCAACAAGATTTCGGATACTCAAGTTGCTAAGAGAAAGATCAATGAGCATCAACGAGCTGAGTGACATCCTTGGAAAGGACAGAACCACCGTCTACAGACATATAAAAGTCTTAGAGTCCGAAGGGCTTGTGGAGGAAATAGACATCCACGGAAACGAAAAGATATACGCAAGAACGGCCAGGATGTTCCTGATAAAGGCCGAACCAGACGAAAGCATTGAGGAGTTCAGGCAGGCCTACCTACAGGTCGAGGCTGAAAGGCTCGTCCAGATACTCGAAAAGAGCGGCTTTCAGATAAAAGACAGAGAGGCCCTGAAGGCCCTCACAAAAGAAGTGCTGAACACTATTGAACTTCGCTCCCAACCGATAATAAAGCGCATCTCGGAAGCAGACGTCGAGCTGAGCGAGGTAGAGCTGTTCCATCTCCTCAACATGCTTGTCTTCCTCCAGAGCTGTGAGCTCTGCGAGCACGCGAAGAAAGTCAAGGAGCTTATCTCGTTCTTCTGA